The following are encoded together in the Triticum dicoccoides isolate Atlit2015 ecotype Zavitan chromosome 6B, WEW_v2.0, whole genome shotgun sequence genome:
- the LOC119322689 gene encoding chloride channel protein CLC-a-like, giving the protein MEEDQSPGLGLVAETPGLKHGNGVSNSSEDPGSAGDGISSLEKPLLKRSNTLTSSHLAMVGAKVSHIESLDYEIIENDLFKHDWRSRSTVEVLQYVFLKWALAFLVGLLTGVIASLINLAIENISGVKMLHMVQLVRDKRYWAGFFYFSGFNLALTFVAAVLCVVFAPTAAGPGIPEIKAYLNGVDTPNMFGAPQLIVKIIGSICAVSSGLDLGKEGPLVHIGACLANLLSQGGSGRFRLRWRWLRYFNNDRDRRDLITCGASSGVCAAFRSPVGGVLFALEEVATWWRSALLWRTFFSTATVVVVLRGFIEVCRGGRCGLFGEGGLIIFDVSDVTVRYRLGDLLLVTLVGVIGGVLGALYNHVLHMVLRLYNLINDKGRMAKLALALAVCVFTSAGLYVLPFAVPCTPCDPAFGAACPATGRSGNFKQFNCPAGQYNDLATLLHATNVDATRNIFSTGTPGEFRLDSLLIFFAIYCVLGLFTFGIAVPSGLFLPIILMGAAYGRIVALVLQSTVAASIDHGLYAVLGAAALMSGSMRMTVSLCVIFLELTNNLLLLPMTMFVLLIAKTVGDAFNPSIYEIILDLKGLPFLEPKPEPWMKDLTVGELAAAKPRTISLQVVEKVSTVLEVLRNTGHNGFPVVDRPRPGLSELHGLVLRSHLVAVLRKRWFLAEKRRTEEWEARERFSSVELADKNCKIDDLELTPEELEMYVDLHPFTNTTPYTVVETMSVAKAVVLFRSVALRHMLIMPKYQGPEISPLVGILTRQDLRAHNILGAFPHLAKKSKTH; this is encoded by the exons ATGGAGGAAGACCAGAGCCCGGGGCTCGGGCTCGTCGCAGAGACGCCTGGTCTCAAGCACGGCAATGGCGTCAGCAACAGCTCGGAGGACCCAGGGAGCGCCGGCGACGGCATCAGCTCCCTGGAGAAGCCCCTGCTGAAGAGAAGCAACACGCTCACCTCCAGCCACCTCGCCATGGTCGGCGCCAAGGTCTCGCACATCGAGAGCCTCGACTACGA GATCATCGAGAACGATCTGTTCAAGCACGACTGGAGGAGCCGGTCCACCGTGGAGGTGCTGCAGTACGTCTTCCTCAAGTGGGCGCTGGCGTTCCTGGTGGGGCTCCTCACCGGCGTCATCGCGTCGCTCATCAACCTCGCCATCGAGAACATCTCCGGCGTCAAGATGCTCCACATGGTCCAGCTCGTCCGGGACAAGAGGTACTGGGCCGGCTTCTTCTACTTCTCCGGCTTCAACTTggcgctcacgttcgtcgccgcCGTGCTCTGCGTCGTCTTcgcccccaccgccgccggcccgggcaTCCCCGAGATCAAGGCCTACCTCAACGGCGTCGACACGCCCAACATGTTCGGCGCGCCGCAGCTCATTGTCAAG ATCATAGGCAGCATCTGCGCGGTGTCGTCGGGGCTGGATCTGGGCAAGGAAGGCCCGCTGGTGCACATCGGCGCGTGCCTCGCCAACCTGCTCAGCCAGGGCGGCTCCGGCCGGTTCCGCCTCCGGTGGCGGTGGCTGCGCTACTTCAACAACGACCGCGACCGGCGCGACCTCATCACCTGTGGCGCGTCGTCCGGCGTGTGCGCGGCGTTCCGGTCGCCCGTAGGCGGCGTGTTGTTCGCGCTGGAGGAGGTGGCCACGTGGTGGCGCAGCGCGCTGCTGTGGCGCACCTTCTTCAGCACGGCCACCGTGGTGGTGGTGCTGCGCGGCTTCATCGAGGTGTGCCGCGGCGGGCGGTGCGGCCTCTTCGGCGAGGGCGGGCTCATCATCTTCGACGTCAGCGACGTCACCGTCCGATACCGGCTCGGCGACCTCCTCCTGGTCACGCTCGTCGGCGTCATCGGCGGCGTCCTCGGCGCGCTCTACAACCACGTCCTCCACATGGTGCTCCGGCTCTACAACCTCATCAACGACAAGGGCCGGATGGCGAAGCTGGCGCTGGCGCTGGCCGTGTGCGTGTTCACGTCGGCGGGGCTGTACGTGCTCCCCTTCGCCGTGCCGTGCACCCCGTGCGACCCGGCGTTCGGCGCCGCGTGCCCGGCCACCGGGAGGAGCGGCAACTTCAAGCAGTTCAACTGCCCGGCCGGGCAGTACAACGACCTGGCCACCCTCCTGCACGCCACCAACGTGGACGCCACGCGCAACATCTTCTCCACGGGCACCCCCGGCGAGTTCCGGCTGGACTCGCTGCTCATCTTCTTCGCCATCTACTGCGTGCTGGGGCTCTTCACCTTCGGCATCGCCGTGCCGTCGGGGCTCTTCCTCCCCATCATCCTCATGGGCGCCGCCTACGGCCGCATCGTGGCGCTCGTGCTCCAGAGCACGGTGGCGGCGAGCATCGACCACGGGCTCTACGCCGTGCTCGGCGCGGCGGCGCTCATGTCGGGCTCCATGAGGATGACCGTCTCGCTCTGCGTCATCTTCCTGGAGCTCACCAACAACCTGCTCCTGCTCCCCATGACCATGTTCGTGCTGCTCATCGCCAAGACCGTCGGCGACGCCTTCAACCCCAGCATCTACGAGATCATCCTGGACCTCAAGGGGCTTCCCTTCCTAGAACCCAAGCCGGAGCCATGGATGAAGGACCTCACCGTGGGCGAGCTCGCCGCCGCGAAGCCGCGCACCATCAGCCTCCAGGTGGTGGAGAAGGTGTCCACCGTCCTCGAGGTGCTGCGGAACACCGGCCACAACGGGTTCCCCGTGGTGGACCGGCCAAGGCCCGGCCTGTCGGAGCTGCACGGGCTGGTCCTCCGGTCGCACCTCGTGGCCGTGCTGAGGAAGCGGTGGTTCCTGGCGGAGAAGAGGAGGACGGAGGAGTGGGAGGCCAGGGAGCGGTTCTCGTCGGTGGAGCTCGCCGACAAGAACTGCAAGATCGACGACCTCGAGCTCACGCCGGAGGAGCTGGAGATGTACGTGGACCTCCACCCGTTCACCAACACGACGCCGTACACCGTGGTGGAGACCATGTCGGTGGCCAAGGCCGTGGTGCTGTTCCGCTCCGTCGCGCTCCGGCACATGCTCATCATGCCCAAGTACCAAGGCCCCGAG ATATCTCCGCTTGTGGGGATCTTGACGAGGCAGGACCTGAGGGCGCACAACATCCTCGGCGCGTTTCCTCACCTGGCGAAGAAGAGCAAGACGCACTGA